Proteins from a single region of Lujinxingia litoralis:
- the gcvPB gene encoding aminomethyl-transferring glycine dehydrogenase subunit GcvPB: MSKHPVEVPVGLNAFVDNAPVSPSDRVSRGLNFEEPLIFERSEPGRRGFVFSESDWDVERIDVAGELGGLMRTEDARLPEVTEPDVVRHYTRLSQWNYAIDTGFYPLGSCTMKYNPKINEAVARLPGFARLHPYMPEQWCQGALELLWNLERLLCEVAGLPQCSLQPAAGAQGELTGLMCIRAYHQARGDVKRTKIIVPDSAHGTNPASAAFNGFSVVEVPSSPDGTLSAASVAAVMDDTVAGLMITNPNTMGIFEGEIAEICKIVHEGGGKVYMDGANMNAILGKARPGDFGIDVMHYNVHKTFSTPHGGGGPGGGPICVSEDLAPFLPVPRIERHDEEGEVRFRLVREGYESSVGKVKAFLGNFLVYVRAYTYLREYGSNLPRVSERAVLNANYVRSQLNDVFNVAYPGICMHEVVFDDSSYKAGGATTLDIAKRMIDFGIHPPTTYFPLNVPGALMIEPTETESLRTLDEFLAVMRTIHREAVEAPEKLKGAPHNAFRTRLDETAAARRPVLTYRHAQAQRENR; encoded by the coding sequence ATGAGCAAGCATCCTGTGGAAGTCCCTGTGGGGCTGAATGCCTTTGTCGATAACGCACCCGTTTCACCATCCGACCGTGTGTCGCGAGGGTTGAACTTTGAAGAGCCGCTGATCTTTGAGCGCAGCGAGCCCGGGCGTCGCGGGTTTGTGTTCTCGGAGAGCGACTGGGATGTCGAACGCATCGATGTGGCCGGGGAACTCGGTGGGTTGATGCGTACCGAAGATGCCCGGCTCCCGGAGGTGACCGAGCCCGATGTGGTGCGTCACTATACCCGGCTCAGCCAGTGGAACTACGCCATTGATACGGGGTTCTATCCGCTGGGGTCGTGTACGATGAAGTACAACCCCAAAATCAACGAGGCCGTTGCGCGGCTTCCCGGGTTTGCGCGTCTGCATCCCTACATGCCCGAGCAATGGTGTCAGGGGGCGCTGGAGCTGCTGTGGAATCTGGAGCGTCTCCTCTGTGAGGTGGCGGGCCTGCCGCAGTGCTCGCTGCAGCCGGCCGCCGGCGCCCAGGGGGAACTTACCGGCCTGATGTGCATTCGCGCCTATCACCAGGCGCGCGGCGATGTGAAACGCACCAAGATCATCGTGCCCGACTCCGCGCACGGCACCAACCCGGCGTCGGCGGCATTTAACGGGTTCAGCGTGGTGGAGGTGCCTTCGAGCCCGGACGGGACGCTCAGTGCGGCGTCGGTGGCCGCGGTGATGGATGACACGGTGGCCGGGTTGATGATCACCAACCCCAACACCATGGGCATCTTTGAGGGGGAAATCGCCGAAATCTGCAAGATCGTCCATGAGGGGGGCGGCAAAGTCTATATGGACGGTGCCAACATGAACGCCATCCTCGGGAAGGCTCGCCCGGGAGACTTTGGCATCGATGTGATGCACTACAATGTGCATAAGACCTTTTCGACCCCTCATGGTGGCGGAGGGCCGGGCGGTGGTCCGATCTGTGTGAGTGAAGACCTGGCGCCTTTTCTGCCGGTGCCCCGGATCGAACGCCACGACGAAGAAGGGGAGGTCCGCTTTCGGCTCGTGCGCGAGGGTTACGAGAGCTCGGTGGGGAAGGTCAAAGCCTTCCTGGGGAACTTCCTGGTGTACGTGCGGGCTTACACGTATCTGCGCGAGTACGGCAGCAATCTGCCCCGGGTCAGCGAGCGCGCCGTGCTCAATGCCAACTACGTGCGCAGCCAGCTCAACGACGTGTTCAACGTGGCCTACCCGGGGATCTGCATGCACGAAGTTGTCTTTGATGACAGCTCGTATAAAGCCGGTGGTGCGACCACGCTCGATATCGCCAAGCGCATGATCGACTTCGGGATCCATCCACCCACCACCTACTTCCCGCTCAACGTGCCGGGCGCGCTGATGATCGAGCCCACTGAGACGGAGTCGTTGCGCACCCTGGATGAGTTTCTCGCGGTGATGCGGACCATTCACCGTGAGGCGGTGGAAGCGCCCGAGAAGCTCAAGGGGGCGCCGCATAATGCGTTTCGCACTCGTCTGGATGAGACGGCTGCGGCACGCCGGCCGGTGCTTACCTACCGTCATGCGCAGGCGCAACGCGAGAATCGTTAA
- a CDS encoding ParA family protein, with the protein MKNESRYPRGQRNAVVIAVATVKGGVGKTTTAVNLACGLATFHNKKVLLIDLDAQGHCSTSLSAALPAVGPEPTPISEVLLSDERLDVLDARRATTIERLDLTPADQGLAEAEGRISQKIGKELLLRDALEYARTHYDVILMDCPPNKGNLTLNALLAADQVLIPTDLSPLSVQGADELLDTVLTIRDRLHHRVEILGVVLTRVDGRNVTINQEILQSIEAAWGDLVLEQSIGINTQLARAQLSGESIFEHAPQSRGAQHYRALADEVIARLA; encoded by the coding sequence GTGAAGAATGAGTCGCGGTACCCCAGGGGGCAACGCAACGCGGTGGTGATCGCCGTGGCGACCGTCAAGGGAGGGGTGGGCAAGACGACGACCGCCGTCAACCTCGCGTGTGGGCTGGCAACCTTTCACAATAAGAAGGTGTTGCTTATCGATCTCGACGCTCAGGGGCATTGCTCCACCAGTTTGAGTGCGGCCTTGCCTGCGGTGGGGCCGGAGCCGACGCCGATCAGCGAAGTGCTGCTCAGCGATGAGCGACTTGATGTGCTCGATGCCAGGCGCGCCACCACCATTGAGCGGCTGGATCTGACGCCGGCCGATCAGGGGTTGGCCGAGGCCGAGGGCCGCATCAGCCAGAAGATCGGCAAAGAACTCCTTCTGCGTGACGCGCTGGAGTACGCGCGCACGCACTACGATGTAATTCTGATGGACTGCCCGCCGAACAAGGGCAACCTGACGCTCAACGCGCTGCTGGCCGCCGATCAGGTGCTTATCCCCACCGATCTCTCGCCGCTGAGTGTTCAGGGGGCCGATGAACTCCTGGATACGGTGCTGACAATTCGGGACCGTCTGCATCACCGTGTCGAGATTCTGGGGGTGGTGCTCACCCGGGTCGACGGGCGCAACGTCACGATCAATCAGGAGATCCTTCAGAGCATCGAAGCGGCCTGGGGCGACCTGGTACTCGAGCAGTCGATCGGGATTAACACGCAGTTGGCGCGGGCGCAGCTCAGTGGAGAGTCGATCTTTGAGCATGCTCCACAGAGCCGCGGAGCTCAGCACTACCGGGCGCTGGCCGACGAAGTGATAGCGCGCCTGGCCTGA
- a CDS encoding type I phosphomannose isomerase catalytic subunit — MTEHAVKKAPLHVLQMQPVLIEKIWGGRKLADLFGKELPAQGRYGESWEVADLPEGQSSVAAGPLAGCTLSEVVGMWGRELVGTAAPDAARFPLLVKLLDANADLSVQVHPGQQHLAELPGAHSKDECWMILDAEPGASIVHGLNGEVLPEAFAGAAREGTLKAVLHHEEVRAGEVVRVSPGTIHAIGAGVALLEVQEPSDTTYRVYDYNRPGLDGELRALHLDEAMMVSRLCPSAEVALAPIALGQGVELRVDAPGYRLETVHVAGQADVSWEIARSSAQVIYCVAGALSLNDGLGGKLELKAGQTVVVPAALGRVQGQVRDARLAVAGLGGDLLLRDLRVVSVGAEVAPV, encoded by the coding sequence ATGACCGAACATGCCGTAAAAAAAGCTCCCCTTCATGTGCTCCAGATGCAGCCGGTGCTGATCGAGAAGATCTGGGGCGGACGCAAGCTGGCCGACCTCTTTGGAAAGGAGCTGCCGGCTCAGGGCCGCTATGGCGAGAGCTGGGAGGTTGCTGATTTGCCCGAGGGGCAATCGAGCGTGGCCGCCGGTCCCCTGGCAGGTTGCACGCTCTCCGAAGTTGTCGGGATGTGGGGGCGAGAGCTCGTGGGTACGGCGGCCCCCGACGCCGCGCGCTTTCCGCTTCTGGTGAAACTGCTGGATGCCAACGCGGACTTGAGTGTGCAGGTGCACCCGGGGCAGCAGCATCTGGCCGAGCTGCCGGGCGCTCATTCCAAGGATGAGTGTTGGATGATTCTGGATGCCGAACCCGGTGCTTCCATCGTGCATGGTCTCAACGGGGAGGTGTTGCCCGAAGCATTTGCCGGGGCCGCGCGAGAGGGCACGCTCAAAGCGGTGCTGCATCACGAGGAAGTGCGTGCAGGAGAGGTCGTACGCGTGAGTCCGGGCACAATTCACGCGATTGGTGCCGGGGTGGCGCTGCTCGAAGTTCAGGAACCCTCCGATACGACCTACCGGGTCTACGATTATAATCGTCCCGGTCTCGACGGGGAGCTGCGTGCGCTGCATCTTGATGAGGCCATGATGGTGAGCCGTTTATGCCCCTCTGCCGAGGTGGCGCTCGCACCGATAGCGCTGGGGCAGGGGGTAGAGCTGCGCGTGGACGCCCCGGGCTATCGGCTGGAGACCGTCCACGTTGCCGGTCAGGCCGATGTAAGCTGGGAGATCGCTCGGAGCTCGGCGCAGGTGATCTACTGTGTAGCCGGAGCGCTTTCGCTGAACGACGGGTTGGGCGGGAAACTTGAGCTGAAGGCGGGACAAACAGTCGTGGTGCCCGCGGCGCTGGGGCGGGTCCAGGGGCAGGTGAGGGATGCCCGACTTGCGGTAGCAGGGCTGGGCGGCGACCTGCTCTTGCGCGATCTCCGAGTGGTGAGTGTCGGTGCCGAGGTTGCGCCGGTTTGA
- a CDS encoding glutamate--cysteine ligase, producing MSRDQSIDTSPIVDREQLLDFFRAGEKDRRHRGVGTEHEKFVFKVPGQRVASYEEPGGIGELLENLVRHHGWEATALDRGHLVALVRDGAAITLEPGGQFELSGAIFKTVFDTAAEIDTHFAEVKAAGGPGLRFAPWGLNPTYDLDQVPWMPKARYGIMRNYLPTRGDLAHWMMKGTCTIQANFDYVSEDDAADIIRTGVLASPLVGALFANSPVRLGKPTGMQSFRNHIWTRTDPDRSGVPAFMYRNDWGYSDYLEYLLDVPMFFIRREEGYIDLAGYSFRDFVEGKHPDYSPVLGDFELHASTLFPEVRLKQYIEVRSADGGPRDFIVALPALWKGLLYHEPSRRAVVDLFHPFDEAKHRELYLQAMHGGIHAESAYGPIAELSAELVAIATRGLEALASEFNHPSEATFLDPLRTILERGESLADRFARDFNEVEGDLEALLGRWAI from the coding sequence ATGTCCCGCGACCAGAGCATCGACACATCGCCCATTGTTGACCGCGAACAATTGTTGGATTTTTTCCGTGCCGGTGAAAAAGATCGGCGCCACCGCGGCGTGGGCACCGAACACGAGAAATTCGTCTTCAAGGTGCCCGGCCAGCGCGTGGCCTCTTACGAAGAACCCGGGGGAATCGGCGAGTTGCTCGAAAACCTGGTACGCCACCACGGCTGGGAGGCCACTGCGTTGGACCGGGGACACCTGGTAGCGCTGGTGCGCGACGGGGCCGCCATCACCCTGGAGCCCGGCGGCCAGTTTGAGCTCAGCGGGGCGATCTTTAAGACGGTGTTTGATACCGCCGCCGAGATCGACACCCACTTCGCCGAGGTCAAAGCCGCCGGCGGCCCCGGGTTGCGCTTTGCCCCCTGGGGCCTCAACCCGACCTACGACCTCGACCAGGTCCCCTGGATGCCCAAAGCCCGCTACGGCATTATGCGCAACTACCTGCCCACCCGTGGCGACCTGGCGCACTGGATGATGAAGGGCACCTGTACCATTCAGGCCAACTTCGACTACGTGAGCGAAGACGACGCTGCCGACATCATCCGCACCGGCGTGCTGGCCAGCCCGCTGGTGGGCGCGCTCTTTGCGAACAGCCCGGTGCGCCTGGGCAAACCCACCGGTATGCAGTCTTTCCGCAACCACATCTGGACGCGCACCGATCCCGATCGCAGCGGCGTCCCGGCGTTTATGTACCGCAACGACTGGGGCTACTCCGACTACCTGGAGTACCTGCTCGATGTTCCGATGTTCTTCATCCGCCGGGAAGAAGGCTACATCGACCTGGCCGGGTACTCCTTCCGCGACTTTGTCGAGGGCAAGCACCCCGACTACTCGCCGGTGCTCGGCGACTTTGAGCTGCATGCCTCCACGCTCTTTCCGGAGGTGCGCCTCAAGCAGTACATCGAGGTGCGCAGCGCCGATGGCGGGCCCCGCGACTTCATCGTGGCCCTTCCCGCGCTCTGGAAAGGCCTGCTCTATCACGAGCCGAGCCGTCGCGCGGTCGTCGATCTTTTTCACCCCTTTGATGAAGCGAAACATCGCGAGCTCTACCTCCAGGCGATGCACGGAGGCATTCACGCCGAGAGTGCCTACGGTCCCATCGCCGAGCTGTCCGCCGAACTCGTGGCCATCGCCACTCGCGGGCTGGAGGCGCTCGCCAGCGAGTTCAACCACCCCAGCGAAGCCACCTTCCTGGATCCGCTGCGGACGATCCTGGAGCGCGGCGAATCGCTGGCGGACCGCTTCGCCCGCGACTTCAACGAGGTCGAGGGTGACCTCGAAGCGCTTCTGGGCCGCTGGGCCATCTAG
- a CDS encoding M23 family metallopeptidase, with protein MVRHLLSGTLLAVLAALAFVLVSSVGATAPLSNASPQAHPAPTTPAPEVAELSLPWECSAAYRVTQTHDVGSHKGLGRWAFDFDLPEGTPVSAPAAGEVRMVRDDSTRHGCGPEFGWDANYVVIDLLNGYDALLLHLEADSVTVKPGDKVEAGQVVGRVGNSGWVCGTHLHFQIQRSCSSWWCQSVPAEFADYPAPSTGQELTRGVCEAPGTVVMAD; from the coding sequence ATGGTCCGACATCTCCTCTCGGGCACGCTCCTTGCCGTGCTCGCTGCGCTCGCGTTTGTGCTGGTCTCCTCGGTCGGCGCGACAGCCCCCCTCTCCAACGCCTCCCCCCAGGCGCATCCCGCGCCCACGACGCCGGCCCCGGAGGTCGCCGAGCTCTCCCTTCCCTGGGAGTGTTCGGCGGCCTACCGAGTCACCCAGACCCATGATGTCGGCAGCCATAAGGGACTGGGACGCTGGGCCTTTGACTTCGATCTTCCCGAGGGCACGCCGGTCAGCGCGCCGGCGGCCGGAGAAGTGCGCATGGTCCGCGATGACTCAACTCGCCATGGATGCGGCCCGGAGTTTGGCTGGGATGCGAACTACGTGGTGATCGATCTTCTCAACGGCTACGACGCGCTGCTCCTTCACCTGGAGGCTGACTCGGTCACGGTGAAGCCCGGCGACAAAGTCGAGGCCGGCCAGGTGGTAGGTCGCGTGGGGAACTCAGGCTGGGTGTGCGGCACGCACCTGCACTTTCAGATCCAGCGCAGCTGCTCCAGCTGGTGGTGCCAGTCGGTGCCAGCAGAGTTTGCCGACTACCCGGCCCCATCAACCGGCCAGGAGCTCACCCGAGGCGTCTGCGAAGCCCCCGGCACGGTGGTGATGGCAGACTGA
- a CDS encoding NAD(P)H-binding protein yields MTQKRKAFVAGATGYTGQQVVRILAAQGVEVVAHVRPDSASLQRWRDQFEGQGAQVDTTAWEPAAMRQTLADIGPDLVFCLIGTTRARDRQSEADAGYEAIDFGLTRLLVEACAESAPAARFVYLSALGVRPGSRSAYYRARWKAEEAVRASGLAYLIARPGLITGPDREESRPLERVAGVVSGALFKGVRALGGKTLYDAYAPTDAQELGGALVRRALEASEDALVVEPPQLRQERPQA; encoded by the coding sequence ATGACGCAAAAGAGAAAGGCATTTGTGGCCGGAGCCACCGGCTACACCGGGCAGCAGGTGGTGCGTATTCTGGCGGCGCAGGGCGTGGAGGTTGTCGCGCATGTGCGTCCGGATTCCGCAAGCCTGCAGCGCTGGCGCGACCAGTTTGAGGGGCAGGGCGCCCAGGTGGATACGACGGCCTGGGAGCCGGCGGCGATGCGTCAGACTCTGGCGGACATCGGGCCGGACCTGGTGTTTTGCCTGATCGGTACGACCCGTGCCCGCGATCGTCAGAGCGAGGCGGATGCCGGCTACGAGGCCATTGACTTCGGGCTGACCCGGCTCCTGGTCGAAGCCTGTGCGGAGAGCGCGCCTGCGGCGCGTTTTGTGTACCTCTCGGCGCTGGGCGTTCGTCCGGGCTCGCGTTCGGCCTATTACCGGGCGCGGTGGAAAGCCGAAGAGGCAGTTCGCGCCAGCGGCCTGGCGTATCTGATCGCGCGCCCCGGTCTGATTACCGGGCCCGACCGCGAAGAGAGCCGCCCGCTGGAGCGGGTGGCCGGCGTGGTCTCGGGCGCGCTCTTTAAAGGGGTGAGAGCGCTGGGCGGTAAAACGCTCTACGATGCTTATGCCCCCACCGATGCTCAGGAGCTGGGCGGTGCGCTGGTGCGCCGAGCCCTGGAGGCCTCAGAAGATGCGCTGGTCGTGGAGCCCCCGCAGCTTCGTCAGGAGCGCCCTCAGGCGTGA